A window of Cryptomeria japonica chromosome 3, Sugi_1.0, whole genome shotgun sequence contains these coding sequences:
- the LOC131076029 gene encoding pentatricopeptide repeat-containing protein At1g08070, chloroplastic isoform X2 has translation MSSIAHFNLKLRALCTQGRLKDAVYALLHTDNVHVDTSTYLHLLQTCIDKKALSEGKKIHFHISERIPTLATDTFVQNKIISMYDKCGSVVDARKVFNLITEPDGVSWNMIIAAYRRHGIHQEALALFHQMQQLPVQPDRFTLSGVLPVCAKLASLKHGLQIHGNIIRHGFQSDVVLMNTLIDMYVKCKTIEKARKVFDKMHNTSVVSWTAMITGYAQSGILDEASRLFHEMPQPNVVSWTAIIAGYAQNEFAERAMAIFKQMLLTSVKPDESTFACILSACAKLAALEQGTEIHQKIIESGFSQDVVVVTALVDMYSKCGSIKKANKMFDKMPQRNIVSWNTMVVGYVQNGLVNKAVEVYKQMQLASVMPDEATFASILPACAKIGALEQGMEFHQRIIKNGILSNLVTNALIYMYAKCGNIFKARELFDNMSQSDVVSWNAMIEGYAMNGYIKDALKLFELMKHSGTKPDRVSFLCVLFACSHAETGRWGDAQKLRKIMKDKGMKKVPGCSWIEVHRLVHAFCVGDRSHPQSEEIYAELEKLSWEMKAGGYLSDTKPVLSDVEEEEKEFLLCHHSEKLAIAFGLINTPPGTTIRVVKNLRVCINCHTATKFISKIVAREIVVRDANRFHHFKNGQCSCGDYW, from the exons ATGTCCTCTATTGCTCATTTCAATCTCAAGCTCAGAGCTCTCTGCACGCAAGGTCGCTTGAAGGATGCAGTATACGCTCTGCTTCATACAGACAACGTTCATGTAGATACTTCTACATATCTTCATCTATTGCAAACCTGCATTGACAAGAAAGCTCTCTCAGAGGGTAAAAAAATCCACTTTCACATCAGTGAGAGAATACCTACACTTGCAACAGACACATTTGTACAGAATAAAATTATCAGCATGTATGACAAGTGTGGAAGTGTTGTGGATGCTCGCAAAGTTTTCAACCTAATAACTGAACCAGATGGAGTCTCATGGAATATGATAATTGCAGCTTACAGAAGGCATGGAATTCATCAAGAGGCATTGGCATTGTTTCATCAAATGCAACAACTGCCTGTTCAACCTGATCGGTTTACACTGTCTGGTGTTCTCCCTGTGTGTGCCAAATTAGCATCTTTAAAGCATGGTTTGCAAATCCATGGAAATATCATTAGGCATGGATTTCAATCTGATGTTGTTTTGATGAATACACTAATAGACATGTATGTCAAATGTAAAACTATAGAGAAGGCACGCAAAGTGTTTGATAAAATGCATAATACAAGCGTGGTTTCGTGGACTGCTATGATCACAGGATATGCACAAAGTGGTATTCTTGATGAGGCTTCGAGACTTTTCCATGAAATGCCTCAACCAAACGTGGTCTCGTGGACTGCAATCATTGCTGGCTATGCACAAAATGAGTTTGCTGAAAGAGCCATGGCGATTTTTAAGCAAATGCTATTGACGTCTGTAAAGCCAGACGAATCCACGTTTGCATGTATCCTCTCCGCTTGTGCCAAACTTGCAGCTTTGGAACAGGGTACTGAAATTCACCAAAAAATAATAGAAAGTGGTTTTTCCcaagatgttgtagttgtaactgcacTGGTAGACATGTATTCAAAATGTGGCAGCATAAAGAAGGCTAACaaaatgtttgataaaatgcctCAACGAAACATAGTCTCATGGAATACAATGGTTGTAGGATATGTACAAAATGGTCTTGTTAATAAAGCTGTGGAGGTTTATAAGCAAATGCAACTGGCAAGTGTGATGCCAGATGAAGCAacttttgccagcatcctccctgcttgTGCTAAAATTGGAGccttggaacagggtatggagTTTCATCAGAGAATAATAAAAAATGGGATTTTGTCGAACCTGGTTACAAATGCTCTGatatacatgtatgcaaaatgtggtaaTATTTTTaaggcacgtgaattgtttgataaCATGTCTCAGTCAGATGTAgtttcatggaatgcaatgattgaagGATATGCAATGAATGGCTATATTAAAGATGCCCTCAAACTCTTTGAACTAATGAAACACTCTGGAACCAAGCCTGATCGTGTGAGCTTCCTTTGTGTTTTATTTGCATGCAGCCATGCAG AAACAGGCAGGTGGGGTGATGCTCAAAAGCTAAGGAAAATAATGAAAGATAAAGGAATGAAAAAGGTAcctggatgtagttggattgaagtTCATAGATTGGTGCATGCTTTTTGCGTAGGTGACAGATCACACCCACAATCAGAAGAGATCTATGCAGAGTTGGAGAAATTGTCGTGGGAGATGAAGGCAGGAGGGTATCTGTCAGATACGAAACCTGTGTTGAGTGATGTGGAAGAggaggagaaggaatttctccTCTGTCACCATAGTGAGAAGTTGGCAATTGCTTTTGGGTTAATAAACACCCCACCTGGAACAACCATTAGAGTTGTCAAGAACCTCCGAGTATGCATCAACTGCCATACTGCAACCAAGTTTATCTCAAAGATTGTTGCTCGAGAAATTGTTGTGAGAGATGCAAACCGTTTCCATCATTTCAAGAATGGACAGTGTTCTTGTGGAGATTATTGGTGA
- the LOC131076029 gene encoding pentatricopeptide repeat-containing protein At4g21065 isoform X1, giving the protein MSSIAHFNLKLRALCTQGRLKDAVYALLHTDNVHVDTSTYLHLLQTCIDKKALSEGKKIHFHISERIPTLATDTFVQNKIISMYDKCGSVVDARKVFNLITEPDGVSWNMIIAAYRRHGIHQEALALFHQMQQLPVQPDRFTLSGVLPVCAKLASLKHGLQIHGNIIRHGFQSDVVLMNTLIDMYVKCKTIEKARKVFDKMHNTSVVSWTAMITGYAQSGILDEASRLFHEMPQPNVVSWTAIIAGYAQNEFAERAMAIFKQMLLTSVKPDESTFACILSACAKLAALEQGTEIHQKIIESGFSQDVVVVTALVDMYSKCGSIKKANKMFDKMPQRNIVSWNTMVVGYVQNGLVNKAVEVYKQMQLASVMPDEATFASILPACAKIGALEQGMEFHQRIIKNGILSNLVTNALIYMYAKCGNIFKARELFDNMSQSDVVSWNAMIEGYAMNGYIKDALKLFELMKHSGTKPDRVSFLCVLFACSHAGIVHHGCEYFNCMSDSYSTMPTVDHYVCMVDLLARAGYLDETLNFIIKMPIKTDVVVWMCLLGACRSQKNTSLGEFVATRLFELDPQNVAPYVLLSNIYAETGRWGDAQKLRKIMKDKGMKKVPGCSWIEVHRLVHAFCVGDRSHPQSEEIYAELEKLSWEMKAGGYLSDTKPVLSDVEEEEKEFLLCHHSEKLAIAFGLINTPPGTTIRVVKNLRVCINCHTATKFISKIVAREIVVRDANRFHHFKNGQCSCGDYW; this is encoded by the coding sequence ATGTCCTCTATTGCTCATTTCAATCTCAAGCTCAGAGCTCTCTGCACGCAAGGTCGCTTGAAGGATGCAGTATACGCTCTGCTTCATACAGACAACGTTCATGTAGATACTTCTACATATCTTCATCTATTGCAAACCTGCATTGACAAGAAAGCTCTCTCAGAGGGTAAAAAAATCCACTTTCACATCAGTGAGAGAATACCTACACTTGCAACAGACACATTTGTACAGAATAAAATTATCAGCATGTATGACAAGTGTGGAAGTGTTGTGGATGCTCGCAAAGTTTTCAACCTAATAACTGAACCAGATGGAGTCTCATGGAATATGATAATTGCAGCTTACAGAAGGCATGGAATTCATCAAGAGGCATTGGCATTGTTTCATCAAATGCAACAACTGCCTGTTCAACCTGATCGGTTTACACTGTCTGGTGTTCTCCCTGTGTGTGCCAAATTAGCATCTTTAAAGCATGGTTTGCAAATCCATGGAAATATCATTAGGCATGGATTTCAATCTGATGTTGTTTTGATGAATACACTAATAGACATGTATGTCAAATGTAAAACTATAGAGAAGGCACGCAAAGTGTTTGATAAAATGCATAATACAAGCGTGGTTTCGTGGACTGCTATGATCACAGGATATGCACAAAGTGGTATTCTTGATGAGGCTTCGAGACTTTTCCATGAAATGCCTCAACCAAACGTGGTCTCGTGGACTGCAATCATTGCTGGCTATGCACAAAATGAGTTTGCTGAAAGAGCCATGGCGATTTTTAAGCAAATGCTATTGACGTCTGTAAAGCCAGACGAATCCACGTTTGCATGTATCCTCTCCGCTTGTGCCAAACTTGCAGCTTTGGAACAGGGTACTGAAATTCACCAAAAAATAATAGAAAGTGGTTTTTCCcaagatgttgtagttgtaactgcacTGGTAGACATGTATTCAAAATGTGGCAGCATAAAGAAGGCTAACaaaatgtttgataaaatgcctCAACGAAACATAGTCTCATGGAATACAATGGTTGTAGGATATGTACAAAATGGTCTTGTTAATAAAGCTGTGGAGGTTTATAAGCAAATGCAACTGGCAAGTGTGATGCCAGATGAAGCAacttttgccagcatcctccctgcttgTGCTAAAATTGGAGccttggaacagggtatggagTTTCATCAGAGAATAATAAAAAATGGGATTTTGTCGAACCTGGTTACAAATGCTCTGatatacatgtatgcaaaatgtggtaaTATTTTTaaggcacgtgaattgtttgataaCATGTCTCAGTCAGATGTAgtttcatggaatgcaatgattgaagGATATGCAATGAATGGCTATATTAAAGATGCCCTCAAACTCTTTGAACTAATGAAACACTCTGGAACCAAGCCTGATCGTGTGAGCTTCCTTTGTGTTTTATTTGCATGCAGCCATGCAGGTATAGTGCATCACGGTTGTGAATACTTCAATTGCATGAGTGACTCTTATTCCACTATGCCTACAGTGGATCATTATGTATGTATGGTAGACCTTCTTGCCCGTGCTGGCTATCTTGATGAAACTCTAAACTTCATTATTAAAATGCCAATAAAAACTGATGTGGTTGTGTGGATGTGTTTGCTTGGTGCTTGTAGATCACAAAAGAATACAAGTTTAGGAGAATTTGTGGCAACACGCCTTTTTGAGTTGGATCCACAAAATGTTGCACCTTATGTTCTTCTCTCAAACATTTATGCAGAAACAGGCAGGTGGGGTGATGCTCAAAAGCTAAGGAAAATAATGAAAGATAAAGGAATGAAAAAGGTAcctggatgtagttggattgaagtTCATAGATTGGTGCATGCTTTTTGCGTAGGTGACAGATCACACCCACAATCAGAAGAGATCTATGCAGAGTTGGAGAAATTGTCGTGGGAGATGAAGGCAGGAGGGTATCTGTCAGATACGAAACCTGTGTTGAGTGATGTGGAAGAggaggagaaggaatttctccTCTGTCACCATAGTGAGAAGTTGGCAATTGCTTTTGGGTTAATAAACACCCCACCTGGAACAACCATTAGAGTTGTCAAGAACCTCCGAGTATGCATCAACTGCCATACTGCAACCAAGTTTATCTCAAAGATTGTTGCTCGAGAAATTGTTGTGAGAGATGCAAACCGTTTCCATCATTTCAAGAATGGACAGTGTTCTTGTGGAGATTATTGGTGA